One region of Juglans regia cultivar Chandler chromosome 4, Walnut 2.0, whole genome shotgun sequence genomic DNA includes:
- the LOC109020474 gene encoding estradiol 17-beta-dehydrogenase 1-like isoform X3, with protein MRNMASSGASARGIAAIVGVGPKLGRSIARRFAHEGYTVAILARDLGRLSRFADEIAREEKAQVFAIRIDCSDSKSVKEAFEGVLSLGFVEVLVYNAYKPAMSWNPINFTDVRIDSFEKSLAVSSVGAFHCAQQVLPGMVERGKGTILFTGCSASLNGIAGFSELCCGKFALRALSQCLAREFQPLGVHVAHVVIDGVVGPPRSICTLAGRGHQRRKGRSWLGNNTAVEVLGIVQDH; from the exons ATGCGCAATATGGCGAGCTCCGGAGCCTCCGCCCGAGGCATCGCCGCCATTGTCGGTGTGGGACCGAAGCTCGGCCGCTCCATCGCTCGTAGGTTCGCTCACGAGGGCTACACCGTCGCCATCCTTGCTCGTGACTTAG GGAGGTTGTCGAGGTTTGCAGACGAGATAGCGAGGGAGGAGAAAGCACAAGTTTTCGCGATACGAATCGACTGCTCCGACTCCAAAAGCGTGAAGGAGGCGTTCGAAGGCGTTCTCTCGCTGGGCTTTGTTGAGGTTTTGGTTTACAATGCGTACAAGCCGGCCATGTCTTGGAACCCCATCAACTTCACCGACGTTCGCATCGACTCCTTTGAGAAGTCCCTCGCCGTCTCCTCCGTTGGTGCCTTCCACTGCGCCCAACag GTTCTTCCGGGCATGGTAGAAAGAGGAAAGGGGACAATTCTATTCACGGGCTGTTCGGCTTCTCTTAACGGCATTGCCGGATTCTCTGAGCTAT GCTGTGGGAAATTCGCGTTGAGAGCACTATCACAGTGTCTGGCGAGGGAGTTCCAACCTTTGGGTGTACACGTCGCCCATGTCGTCATTGACGGTGTCGTTGGCCCACCCAG GAGTATTTGCACTTTGGCAGGCCGGGGCCATCAACGTCGCAAAGGCCGGAGTTGGTTGGGGAACAACACAGCAGTGGAGGTACTGGGGATTGTGCAAGATCATTAA
- the LOC108983191 gene encoding CDPK-related kinase 5-like, giving the protein MGLCISQPPANPSPSSLELDLQPVQDKSIPVQSNSVPAKDGTKTTSSSANVESQNPAGHQNGKKSPFFPFYSPSPAHYLFSKKSPARSPANVSSNSTPNRFFKRPFPPPSPAKHIRAVLARRHGLVKPNEASIPEGSEAEHVRGLDKSFGFSKHFGSKYELGDEVGRGHFGYTCAAKFKKGELKGQQVAVKVIPKAKMNTAIAIEDVRREVKILRALSRHNNLVQFYDAYEDHDNVYIVMEFCKGGELLDRILSRGGKYTEDDAKAVMIQILNVVAFCHLQGVVHRDLKPENFLFTSKDESSQLKAIDFGLSDFVRPDERLNDIVGSAYYVAPEVLHRSYSTEADVWSIGVIAYILLCGSRPFWARTESGIFRAVLKADPSFDEPPWPSLSVEAKDFVKRLLNKDPRKRMTAAQALSHPWIKSSNGVKVPLDILTFKLMKAYMRSSSLRKAALRALSKTLTVDELFYLKEQFALLEPNKNGTISLDNMKAALMKNATDAMKESRVPDFLVSLNALQYRRMDFEEFCAAALSVHQLEALDRWEQHARCAYEIFEKDGNRAIVIEELASELCLGPSVPVHAVLHDWVRHTDGKLSFLGFVKLLHGVSSRTLAKGQ; this is encoded by the exons ATGGGTCTCTGCATCTCCCAGCCCCCCGCAAATCCCAGCCCCTCTTCTCTGGAACTTGATCTTCAACCTGTCCAGGACAAGTCTATTCCGGTTCAGAGTAACTCCGTCCCAGCCAAGGATGGCACCAAAACAACCTCCAGCTCCGCCAATGTCGAGAGCCAAAACCCTGCCGGCCACCAGAACGGGAAGAAATCTCCGTTCTTCCCGTTCTACAGTCCCAGTCCGGCGCACTATCTCTTCTCTAAGAAGTCTCCGGCGAGATCTCCGGCAAATGTGAGCTCCAACTCTACTCCTAACCGGTTCTTCAAGCGGCCGTTCCCGCCTCCGTCGCCGGCGAAGCACATACGGGCAGTGCTTGCGAGGCGACACGGCTTGGTGAAGCCGAACGAAGCGTCGATACCGGAAGGGAGCGAGGCGGAGCACGTGAGAGGGCTAGACAAGAGCTTCGGGTTCTCCAAGCACTTCGGGAGCAAGTACGAGCTGGGAGACGAGGTTGGGAGAGGGCATTTCGGGTACACTTGCGCCGCCAAGTTTAAGAAGGGCGAGCTCAAAGGCCAACAGGTCGCCGTAAAAGTCATACCCAAAGCCAAG ATGAACACTGCCATTGCCATTGAGGATGTGAGAAGGGAGGTAAAAATATTGAGAGCATTGAGCAGGCATAACAATCTAGTACAGTTCTATGATGCTTATGAAGACCACGATAATGTGTATATAGTAATGGA GTTTTGCAAAGGAGGGGAGCTTTTAGACAGAATACTCTCAAG GGGTGGGAAATACACAGAAGATGATGCAAAGGCTGTCATGATACAAATATTAAATGTTGTTGCATTTTGCCATCTCCAGGGTGTGGTGCACCGTGATCTCAAACCTGAG AATTTCCTTTTTACATCAAAGGATGAAAGCTCACAATTGAAGGCCATAGATTTTGGCTTGTCAGATTTTGTGAGACCAG ATGAAAGGCTTAATGACATTGTCGGTAGTGCATATTACGTAGCTCCAGAAGTTCTGCATAGATCATACAGTACAGAGGCAGATGTCTGGAGTATTGGTGTAATAGCTTATATCCTGTTATGTGGTAGCCGACCGTTTTGGGCTAGAACTGAATCTGGGATCTTTCGAGCTGTATTAAAAGCTGATCCAAGTTTTGATGAACCACCTTGGCCCTCATTGTCTGTTGAGGCTAAAGATTTTGTTAAGCGCCTATTGAATAAAGACCCACGGAAACGAATGACAGCTGCTCAAGCTCTAA GTCATCCTTGGATTAAAAGTTCTAATGGTGTAAAAGTGCCTCTGGATATACTAACATTCAAACTCATGAAGGCTTATATGCGTTCATCATCTCTACGAAAAGCTGCTTTAAGG GCACTATCTAAAACATTGACAGTAGATGAGCTATTTTATTTGAAGGAGCAGTTTGCACTATTGGAACCAAACAAAAATGGCACCATAAGCTTAGATAATATGAAAGCG GCCTTGATGAAAAATGCCACGGATGCTATGAAGGAGTCACGTGTCCCTGATTTTCTAGTGTCG CTTAATGCATTACAATACAGAAGGATGGACTTTGAGGAGTTCTGTGCAGCTGCACTAAGCGTGCATCAACTTGAGGCTCTTGATCGGTGGGAGCAACATGCTCGTTGTGCCTATGAAATTTTTGAGAAGGATGGAAACAGAGCTATTGTCATTGAGGAGTTGGCCTCG GAACTTTGCCTCGGCCCTTCAGTCCCTGTCCATGCTGTTCTTCACGATTGGGTTAGGCATACTGATGGAAAGCTGAGTTTTCTTGGGTTTGTCAAATTGTTGCACGGTGTATCTAGCCGAACCCTGGCAAAAGGTCAATAA
- the LOC109020474 gene encoding estradiol 17-beta-dehydrogenase 1-like isoform X2 — translation MRNMASSGASARGIAAIVGVGPKLGRSIARRFAHEGYTVAILARDLGRLSRFADEIAREEKAQVFAIRIDCSDSKSVKEAFEGVLSLGFVEVLVYNAYKPAMSWNPINFTDVRIDSFEKSLAVSSVGAFHCAQQVLPGMVERGKGTILFTGCSASLNGIAGFSELCCGKFALRALSQCLAREFQPLGVHVAHVVIDGVVGPPSRSICTLAGRGHQRRKGRSWLGNNTAVEVLGIVQDH, via the exons ATGCGCAATATGGCGAGCTCCGGAGCCTCCGCCCGAGGCATCGCCGCCATTGTCGGTGTGGGACCGAAGCTCGGCCGCTCCATCGCTCGTAGGTTCGCTCACGAGGGCTACACCGTCGCCATCCTTGCTCGTGACTTAG GGAGGTTGTCGAGGTTTGCAGACGAGATAGCGAGGGAGGAGAAAGCACAAGTTTTCGCGATACGAATCGACTGCTCCGACTCCAAAAGCGTGAAGGAGGCGTTCGAAGGCGTTCTCTCGCTGGGCTTTGTTGAGGTTTTGGTTTACAATGCGTACAAGCCGGCCATGTCTTGGAACCCCATCAACTTCACCGACGTTCGCATCGACTCCTTTGAGAAGTCCCTCGCCGTCTCCTCCGTTGGTGCCTTCCACTGCGCCCAACag GTTCTTCCGGGCATGGTAGAAAGAGGAAAGGGGACAATTCTATTCACGGGCTGTTCGGCTTCTCTTAACGGCATTGCCGGATTCTCTGAGCTAT GCTGTGGGAAATTCGCGTTGAGAGCACTATCACAGTGTCTGGCGAGGGAGTTCCAACCTTTGGGTGTACACGTCGCCCATGTCGTCATTGACGGTGTCGTTGGCCCACCCAG CAGGAGTATTTGCACTTTGGCAGGCCGGGGCCATCAACGTCGCAAAGGCCGGAGTTGGTTGGGGAACAACACAGCAGTGGAGGTACTGGGGATTGTGCAAGATCATTAA
- the LOC109020474 gene encoding ribitol 2-dehydrogenase-like isoform X1: MRNMASSGASARGIAAIVGVGPKLGRSIARRFAHEGYTVAILARDLGRLSRFADEIAREEKAQVFAIRIDCSDSKSVKEAFEGVLSLGFVEVLVYNAYKPAMSWNPINFTDVRIDSFEKSLAVSSVGAFHCAQQVLPGMVERGKGTILFTGCSASLNGIAGFSELCCGKFALRALSQCLAREFQPLGVHVAHVVIDGVVGPPRPGPSTSQRPELVGEQHSSGGTGDCARSLMDPDALAQTYWYLHIQDRAAWTQEIDLRPSNNPRTF, translated from the exons ATGCGCAATATGGCGAGCTCCGGAGCCTCCGCCCGAGGCATCGCCGCCATTGTCGGTGTGGGACCGAAGCTCGGCCGCTCCATCGCTCGTAGGTTCGCTCACGAGGGCTACACCGTCGCCATCCTTGCTCGTGACTTAG GGAGGTTGTCGAGGTTTGCAGACGAGATAGCGAGGGAGGAGAAAGCACAAGTTTTCGCGATACGAATCGACTGCTCCGACTCCAAAAGCGTGAAGGAGGCGTTCGAAGGCGTTCTCTCGCTGGGCTTTGTTGAGGTTTTGGTTTACAATGCGTACAAGCCGGCCATGTCTTGGAACCCCATCAACTTCACCGACGTTCGCATCGACTCCTTTGAGAAGTCCCTCGCCGTCTCCTCCGTTGGTGCCTTCCACTGCGCCCAACag GTTCTTCCGGGCATGGTAGAAAGAGGAAAGGGGACAATTCTATTCACGGGCTGTTCGGCTTCTCTTAACGGCATTGCCGGATTCTCTGAGCTAT GCTGTGGGAAATTCGCGTTGAGAGCACTATCACAGTGTCTGGCGAGGGAGTTCCAACCTTTGGGTGTACACGTCGCCCATGTCGTCATTGACGGTGTCGTTGGCCCACCCAG GCCGGGGCCATCAACGTCGCAAAGGCCGGAGTTGGTTGGGGAACAACACAGCAGTGGAGGTACTGGGGATTGTGCAAGATCATTAATGGACCCAGACGCACTGGCTCAGACCTACTGGTACTTGCACATTCAGGACCGGGCCGCTTGGACCCAAGAGATCGATCTACGACCCTCCAATAATCCCAGAACTTTCTAG